A single region of the Acuticoccus sediminis genome encodes:
- a CDS encoding class-II fumarase/aspartase family protein, with protein sequence MQLATIAEGLISATPGYRETTARFDDPSTVEAYLTFERALARVQGALGIIPADAAATVVEVCRLENVDLDGLRAGTARVGYVIVPLVAMLAEKAGPHGEWLHYGTTTQDVMDTGLALQLRDAAPGLLGTLGEVCQLLASLAEAHRRTPMAGRSKLQHAAPISFGYRCAVWLDQIHRRAERLADALEGAATLQYGGAVGTLAALGADGIAVREGLARELGLAEPEITWHVSRDRFADATHAFAAATAALAKMAGDITFLMATEVAELREPYSNGRGSSSTMPQKRNPVISEAIIEAARRTRLLPAALLEAMTQDQDRGIATAYLERGAIVDAARLTAGAASLAVELVGGLEVDVARMRANLGATGGLIHAEAAMMALSAEHGRVAAHTLLHALCHEASVQHRDLAEVAAAKGYALAPEIFDPGAGLGSQDAMIDAVLARTRPPANGSAATGAVTRP encoded by the coding sequence ATGCAACTCGCAACGATCGCCGAGGGCCTGATTTCGGCCACGCCCGGATATCGCGAGACGACGGCGCGGTTCGACGACCCCTCGACGGTCGAGGCGTACCTGACCTTCGAGCGCGCCCTGGCACGGGTGCAGGGCGCGCTCGGCATCATCCCGGCCGACGCGGCGGCCACCGTCGTCGAGGTCTGCCGGCTGGAGAACGTCGACCTCGACGGGCTGCGGGCCGGCACGGCGCGGGTCGGCTACGTCATCGTTCCGCTGGTCGCGATGCTCGCGGAGAAGGCCGGCCCGCACGGCGAATGGCTGCACTACGGCACCACCACGCAGGACGTGATGGACACCGGCCTCGCCCTCCAGCTCCGCGACGCGGCGCCCGGTCTCCTGGGCACCCTCGGCGAGGTCTGCCAGCTGCTGGCGAGCCTTGCCGAGGCGCATCGGCGGACGCCGATGGCGGGCCGGTCCAAGCTCCAGCACGCGGCGCCGATCAGCTTCGGCTACCGCTGCGCGGTGTGGCTCGACCAGATCCACCGCCGCGCCGAGCGGCTGGCGGACGCGCTGGAGGGCGCGGCGACGCTGCAGTACGGCGGCGCCGTCGGCACCCTCGCCGCGCTCGGTGCGGACGGCATCGCGGTGCGCGAGGGCCTCGCGCGCGAGCTCGGCCTCGCCGAGCCGGAGATCACCTGGCACGTCAGCCGCGACCGGTTCGCCGACGCCACACATGCCTTCGCCGCGGCGACAGCCGCGCTCGCCAAGATGGCGGGGGACATCACCTTCCTGATGGCCACCGAAGTGGCGGAGCTGCGCGAGCCCTACTCCAACGGCCGCGGCAGTTCCTCGACCATGCCGCAGAAGCGCAACCCGGTCATTTCCGAGGCCATCATCGAAGCCGCGCGGCGCACGCGCCTGCTCCCCGCCGCGCTCCTCGAGGCGATGACGCAGGACCAGGACCGCGGCATCGCCACGGCGTACCTCGAACGCGGCGCGATCGTGGACGCGGCGCGGCTGACGGCGGGCGCCGCGTCGCTCGCGGTCGAGCTGGTCGGCGGACTGGAGGTGGACGTCGCGCGGATGCGGGCCAACCTCGGCGCCACCGGCGGTCTCATCCACGCGGAGGCGGCGATGATGGCGCTGTCGGCTGAGCACGGCCGCGTCGCCGCCCACACGCTCCTCCATGCCCTGTGCCACGAGGCGAGCGTCCAGCATCGCGATCTCGCCGAGGTCGCCGCCGCGAAGGGCTATGCGCTGGCGCCGGAGATCTTCGACCCCGGCGCCGGCCTCGGCAGCCAGGACGCGATGATCGACGCCGTCCTGGCGCGGACCCGTCCGCCGGCCAACGGCAGCGCCGCGACCGGCGCCGTCACTCGGCCTTGA
- a CDS encoding TAXI family TRAP transporter solute-binding subunit, whose translation MTTLKRHLTAGAAAAALLALIAPASAQDMPSSMTIATAAPGGVYAVYGEGLAKIITEEVGIPTSTRQTQGPPQNLILLNGGQTEIAMTTSGPAYESMTGESELAPGMKYEGMRALFAMYPTPFQMIALKSSGITSLEGLDGKRVGSGPRAGTGGTYWVRWLDSMGIDANLQYGSASDQSSQLADGRLDAFILAGGIPHPSFSELETTQDVTIFGMDTATRDKILEANPSAVAFTIPASTYKSVDTPLETAAMWNFVVVDETMPEELAYKITKAVLENNPKLKATHAAAKDTVAENISNDTFIPLHPGAARYYEEIGIAIPDAIKPAD comes from the coding sequence ATGACCACCTTGAAACGCCACCTGACGGCCGGCGCAGCGGCCGCCGCGCTCCTCGCGCTGATCGCCCCGGCGAGCGCGCAGGACATGCCGAGCTCGATGACCATCGCGACCGCCGCGCCCGGCGGCGTCTACGCGGTCTACGGCGAGGGGCTCGCCAAGATCATCACCGAGGAGGTCGGCATCCCGACCTCGACCCGCCAGACGCAGGGGCCGCCGCAGAACCTCATCCTCCTCAACGGCGGCCAGACCGAGATCGCGATGACGACCTCGGGTCCGGCCTACGAGTCCATGACCGGCGAGTCCGAGCTTGCGCCAGGTATGAAGTACGAGGGCATGCGCGCCCTCTTCGCGATGTACCCGACGCCGTTCCAGATGATCGCGCTGAAGTCGAGCGGGATCACCTCGCTCGAGGGCCTCGACGGCAAGCGCGTCGGCTCCGGACCGCGCGCCGGGACGGGCGGCACCTACTGGGTGCGATGGCTCGATTCCATGGGAATCGACGCGAACCTGCAGTACGGCAGCGCCAGCGACCAGTCGAGCCAGCTCGCCGACGGTCGCCTCGACGCGTTCATCCTCGCCGGCGGCATCCCGCACCCCTCCTTCTCCGAGCTGGAGACGACGCAGGACGTGACCATCTTCGGGATGGATACCGCGACGCGCGACAAGATCCTCGAGGCCAACCCCTCGGCGGTCGCCTTCACGATCCCGGCGAGCACGTACAAGTCCGTCGACACGCCGCTCGAGACGGCGGCGATGTGGAACTTCGTCGTGGTCGACGAGACCATGCCGGAGGAACTCGCCTACAAGATCACCAAGGCGGTGCTGGAGAACAATCCGAAGCTGAAGGCGACCCACGCGGCGGCGAAGGACACCGTCGCCGAGAACATCTCCAACGACACCTTCATCCCGCTGCATCCCGGCGCGGCGCGGTACTACGAGGAGATCGGCATCGCCATCCCCGACGCCATCAAGCCGGCGGACTAA
- a CDS encoding TRAP transporter permease produces the protein MESTRHASDGRVPDGRGPGANPGFEEASASAVERASHFDSEGDDRQLGRTATRIIVVASCLYALFHLAVLNFWAIDEWMYRVLHVNLGAIIAFVTLRGFPFEKINRVYPWDILLALAALGCTIYVGMNLNMLLMRAGVITTPGDFACGVIGTIVVLEFTRRTSGLVLPLIALAFISYIFLGPVLPGILRHSGFQTANAFSFLYSQDAIFGLTVAASSRYIIIFVAFAVFLQASGVGDYFMRVAMACFGWMRGGPGKVSVFSGLFFGTISGSAVANVVASGTFTIPLMRRLGYPKEDAGAIEATSSSGGQLVPPVMGAGAFIMAEITGIPYAEIILAAALPCLLFYAAVFVNVDKHAQRLGLHGVKRADLPRFSSLKGDVFLLLPLYVLLYLLLTGYSIIAAGTWGLVSTVLVMLARELKLHSTVLVLPLILYTLAPFAGYAINVASLGASLVSAAVIVAVALATGRGSWSVAPVLARTCLDGLSDTTRKSLQLISVMACAGIVVGVLGLTGLSGRFSSVLLDIAGDSTLVAFILAMVVSIILGMGMPTTAAYAIAASVVAPALQQMGVAPLAAHMFVFYCAVISAITPPVAIAAFAASALSGGKPWATSVRAMRFGMAAFLLPFMFYTSPEILLLGSVGSTVFVFATALVAVYLFATASEAYLFGPIGPLERLVALTAGILLLWANLASDVAGLALAAALFAWCRYRGGATRLA, from the coding sequence ATGGAGAGCACGCGCCACGCCTCTGATGGACGTGTCCCGGATGGACGCGGCCCGGGGGCGAATCCCGGGTTCGAGGAAGCGTCGGCCTCGGCCGTCGAGCGGGCGAGCCACTTCGATTCGGAGGGCGACGACCGCCAGCTCGGGCGGACGGCGACGCGGATCATCGTGGTCGCCTCCTGCCTCTACGCCCTCTTCCACCTGGCGGTGCTGAACTTCTGGGCCATCGACGAGTGGATGTACCGCGTCCTGCACGTCAATCTCGGCGCGATCATCGCGTTCGTCACGCTGCGCGGCTTCCCGTTCGAGAAGATCAACCGGGTCTATCCCTGGGACATCCTGCTGGCGCTGGCGGCGCTGGGGTGCACGATCTACGTCGGCATGAACCTCAACATGCTGCTGATGCGGGCCGGGGTGATCACGACGCCCGGCGACTTCGCGTGCGGGGTGATCGGCACGATCGTCGTCCTGGAGTTCACGCGGCGCACCTCGGGCCTCGTGCTGCCGCTCATCGCGCTGGCCTTCATCTCCTACATCTTCCTCGGACCGGTGCTGCCGGGGATCCTGCGCCACTCCGGCTTCCAGACGGCGAACGCCTTCTCGTTCCTCTACAGCCAGGACGCGATCTTCGGCCTGACGGTGGCGGCGTCCTCGCGCTACATCATCATCTTCGTGGCGTTCGCGGTCTTCCTGCAGGCATCCGGCGTCGGCGACTACTTCATGCGCGTCGCGATGGCCTGCTTCGGGTGGATGCGCGGCGGACCGGGCAAGGTGTCGGTCTTCTCCGGGCTCTTCTTCGGGACGATCTCGGGCTCGGCGGTCGCCAACGTGGTCGCGTCGGGCACGTTCACGATCCCGCTGATGCGCCGCCTCGGCTACCCGAAGGAGGATGCGGGAGCGATCGAGGCGACGTCGTCTTCCGGCGGGCAGCTCGTGCCGCCGGTGATGGGCGCGGGCGCGTTCATCATGGCCGAGATCACCGGCATTCCCTACGCCGAGATCATCCTCGCGGCCGCCCTTCCCTGCCTCCTATTCTACGCCGCGGTGTTCGTGAACGTGGACAAGCACGCGCAGCGGCTCGGCCTCCACGGCGTGAAGCGGGCGGACCTGCCGCGCTTCTCCTCGCTGAAAGGCGACGTCTTCCTGCTGCTGCCGCTCTACGTGCTCCTCTACCTGCTCCTCACCGGCTACTCGATCATCGCCGCCGGAACCTGGGGCCTCGTATCGACCGTGCTGGTGATGCTGGCGCGGGAGCTGAAGCTGCACTCGACGGTGCTCGTCCTGCCGCTGATCCTCTATACGCTGGCGCCGTTCGCCGGGTACGCCATCAACGTGGCGAGCCTCGGGGCCAGCCTCGTCAGCGCGGCGGTGATCGTCGCGGTGGCGCTGGCCACGGGCCGCGGTTCGTGGAGCGTCGCGCCGGTCCTGGCGCGGACCTGCCTCGACGGGCTGTCGGACACGACGCGCAAGTCGCTTCAGCTCATCTCGGTGATGGCGTGCGCGGGCATCGTCGTCGGCGTCCTGGGCCTCACCGGGCTCAGCGGCCGCTTCTCCTCGGTGCTGCTCGACATCGCCGGCGACAGCACGCTCGTCGCCTTCATCCTGGCGATGGTCGTCTCGATCATCCTCGGCATGGGGATGCCGACGACCGCCGCGTACGCCATCGCCGCCTCGGTGGTGGCGCCGGCGCTGCAGCAGATGGGCGTCGCCCCACTCGCCGCGCACATGTTCGTCTTCTACTGCGCGGTGATCTCGGCGATCACGCCGCCGGTGGCGATCGCGGCCTTCGCGGCGTCGGCACTGTCGGGCGGCAAGCCCTGGGCCACGTCCGTCCGGGCGATGCGGTTCGGCATGGCCGCGTTCCTGCTGCCCTTCATGTTCTACACGAGCCCCGAGATCCTGCTCCTCGGCAGCGTCGGCAGCACGGTGTTCGTGTTCGCGACCGCGCTCGTCGCCGTCTACCTCTTCGCGACGGCGAGCGAGGCCTATCTCTTCGGCCCGATCGGACCGCTGGAGCGCCTCGTCGCGCTGACCGCCGGCATCCTGCTCCTGTGGGCCAACCTCGCCTCGGACGTGGCCGGCCTCGCACTCGCGGCCGCGCTCTTCGCCTGGTGCCGCTATCGCGGCGGCGCCACGCGCCTCGCCTGA
- a CDS encoding GntR family transcriptional regulator gives MRRSDQVAQDMIEAFQRGAYAIGDALPPEAELCRQFNVSRATVRTALSQLQALGLVHRHQGAATRVTATEVAPVYVHSMRAAGDLMNFAGPTVREVHLIEPMIADEDFACELDNRPGRRWIRVGQTRHVEGRPRPVSWTDVYIAKEYGDIAEEVPTYGGLVYTLLEKRHGVITKEIRQTIVATNLTDELAGILDAAPGESALKLTRRYIDMQDRCSLVAISMLPSSAFSYEITLTRQV, from the coding sequence ATGAGACGGTCGGACCAGGTCGCACAGGACATGATCGAGGCATTCCAGCGCGGCGCCTACGCCATCGGTGACGCGCTTCCGCCCGAGGCGGAGTTGTGCCGGCAGTTCAATGTCAGCCGGGCGACCGTGCGCACAGCGCTCTCCCAGCTCCAGGCGCTGGGGCTCGTGCACCGCCACCAGGGCGCGGCGACGCGGGTGACGGCGACCGAAGTCGCCCCGGTCTACGTGCATTCGATGCGCGCCGCCGGCGACCTGATGAACTTCGCAGGCCCGACCGTGCGCGAGGTCCACCTGATCGAGCCGATGATCGCGGACGAGGACTTCGCCTGCGAGCTCGACAACCGCCCCGGCCGGCGTTGGATCCGCGTCGGCCAGACGCGGCACGTCGAGGGCCGGCCCCGGCCGGTCTCCTGGACCGACGTCTACATCGCCAAGGAATACGGCGACATCGCCGAGGAGGTGCCGACCTACGGCGGCCTCGTCTACACGCTGCTGGAGAAGCGCCACGGCGTGATCACCAAGGAGATCCGCCAGACCATCGTCGCGACGAACCTCACGGACGAGCTCGCCGGGATCCTCGACGCTGCGCCTGGCGAGAGCGCCCTGAAGCTCACCCGCCGCTACATCGACATGCAGGACCGCTGCTCGCTCGTCGCCATCAGCATGCTGCCGTCCTCCGCCTTCAGCTACGAGATCACGCTGACGCGGCAGGTCTAG
- a CDS encoding RES family NAD+ phosphorylase yields MASSVEGSVWRLTRPAYAPGLDGKGAKLVGGRWNSPGSAVVYCGSSLALCVLETFVHLPPMMRTVAALPPMAAIEIALPAAAATIAAESLGAFDPNDEAACRALGDAWIADGASLALSVPSAVVPQERNLILNVAHADMAAVTVLTDAPYSFDTRLATPLA; encoded by the coding sequence ATGGCGTCTTCGGTTGAGGGGAGCGTCTGGCGGCTGACCCGCCCGGCGTACGCTCCCGGGCTCGACGGCAAGGGGGCGAAGCTGGTGGGCGGCCGCTGGAACAGCCCGGGTTCGGCCGTGGTCTACTGCGGCTCGAGCCTCGCCCTCTGCGTTCTCGAGACCTTCGTCCACCTCCCGCCGATGATGCGGACGGTCGCGGCCCTCCCCCCGATGGCCGCGATCGAGATCGCGCTCCCGGCCGCCGCGGCGACCATCGCGGCCGAGTCGCTCGGGGCCTTCGACCCGAACGACGAGGCGGCGTGCCGCGCGCTCGGCGACGCATGGATCGCAGACGGCGCCTCGCTTGCGCTGTCGGTCCCGTCCGCCGTGGTGCCGCAGGAGCGCAACCTGATCCTCAACGTCGCTCACGCCGACATGGCCGCCGTCACCGTCCTCACGGACGCGCCGTACTCCTTCGACACCCGCCTCGCGACTCCGCTGGCCTGA
- a CDS encoding antitoxin Xre/MbcA/ParS toxin-binding domain-containing protein yields the protein MANKPTPTRSPAKASSSSRRSGKPPAGLGDNAAAVAGLTRPTTAAKGAGPKAAKVKAPVQSRAAPAPAKASRTMQPFSYAEIKNGVSGDRLAEAFRAGRLRRSDVEMVIPARTLARRLNEGQDLRLAEADAVVRLARVRAHAEEAFGDADLADTWLTAGNPELGGERPIDMARTDIGAREVEAVLTRFEHGVFG from the coding sequence ATGGCGAACAAACCGACCCCGACACGGTCGCCGGCGAAGGCATCGTCCTCGAGCCGGCGCTCCGGCAAGCCCCCCGCCGGCCTCGGCGACAACGCGGCCGCCGTCGCCGGCCTGACGCGGCCGACGACGGCCGCGAAGGGTGCCGGCCCCAAGGCGGCCAAGGTGAAGGCGCCGGTTCAGTCGCGGGCGGCGCCCGCGCCGGCCAAGGCGTCGCGCACGATGCAACCCTTCTCCTATGCCGAAATCAAGAACGGCGTCAGCGGCGACCGCCTCGCCGAGGCGTTCAGGGCCGGGCGGCTGCGCCGGTCGGACGTCGAGATGGTGATCCCGGCGCGAACGCTCGCCCGGCGCCTCAACGAGGGGCAGGACCTGCGCCTCGCCGAGGCGGACGCGGTGGTGCGCCTCGCCCGTGTACGCGCCCACGCGGAGGAGGCGTTCGGCGATGCGGACCTCGCCGACACGTGGCTCACCGCCGGCAACCCCGAACTGGGCGGCGAGCGCCCGATCGACATGGCCCGCACCGACATCGGCGCGCGCGAGGTCGAGGCGGTTCTGACGCGCTTCGAGCATGGCGTCTTCGGTTGA
- a CDS encoding DMT family transporter, with translation MFSDWMWVIFTLIAAASQTARNSMQKELTTTLGTVGATHVRFLYGLPFALLFLFVISLVEGTPPSILDANYLLWTATGGMTQVLATGLMLAAMRMRSFVVTITYTKIEPVFVLLFAAIFLRDLPTHLAAAGVFVATAGVVIMSWPAKGAAFGAMTSTAMGLGSGALFALSAVFYRGGILDLPEGSFVLNASTTLSVALAVQSIAITIYLLVFDRKVLVALIASWRASAPAGFFGAFASQFWFLAFAVQSASLVRALALVEIVFAQVVSRRIFRQSTTAKEFAGMGLIIVGVLVILFGSTR, from the coding sequence TTGTTTTCAGACTGGATGTGGGTGATCTTCACCCTGATCGCCGCGGCCTCTCAGACCGCACGCAATTCGATGCAGAAGGAGCTGACCACGACCCTCGGGACGGTCGGCGCCACCCACGTCCGGTTCCTTTACGGGCTTCCCTTCGCCCTCCTCTTCCTTTTCGTAATCTCGCTCGTCGAAGGCACGCCACCGTCGATCCTCGACGCGAACTACCTCCTGTGGACGGCCACCGGCGGCATGACGCAGGTCCTCGCCACCGGCCTGATGCTGGCCGCGATGCGCATGCGCTCCTTCGTGGTGACGATCACGTACACCAAGATCGAGCCGGTCTTCGTGCTGCTGTTCGCGGCGATCTTCCTGCGCGATCTGCCGACGCACCTCGCCGCGGCCGGCGTCTTCGTCGCGACTGCGGGCGTCGTCATCATGTCGTGGCCGGCGAAGGGCGCCGCGTTCGGCGCGATGACGAGCACGGCGATGGGCCTCGGCTCCGGCGCGCTCTTCGCGCTGTCGGCGGTGTTCTACCGCGGCGGCATCCTCGACCTGCCGGAGGGGAGCTTCGTCCTCAACGCCTCGACGACGCTCTCCGTCGCGCTGGCGGTGCAGTCGATCGCGATCACGATCTACCTGCTGGTGTTCGACCGGAAGGTGCTGGTGGCGCTCATCGCCTCCTGGCGGGCCTCGGCGCCGGCGGGTTTCTTCGGCGCCTTCGCCTCACAGTTCTGGTTTCTCGCGTTCGCCGTGCAGAGCGCATCGCTGGTGCGGGCGCTGGCGCTGGTGGAGATCGTCTTCGCGCAGGTCGTCTCGCGGCGCATCTTCCGGCAGTCGACGACCGCGAAGGAGTTCGCCGGGATGGGCCTCATCATCGTCGGCGTCCTGGTGATCCTCTTCGGCTCCACCCGGTAG
- a CDS encoding amidase produces the protein MDTFLSAAEVAARYRDNSLSPVEFTKACLARIEALDPVITSFITLTPERALADAAAAEADFARGVDRGPMQGIPYGQKDIVETAGIRTTGQSKSLADYVPTTDAVVETKLRRAGGVLLGKTTTWEFAHGGPSWDVVAPPAANPWNPAHHPAGSSSGTGAAIAAGFMPVGIGTDTGGSIRMPAAACGTAGIKATYGRVSRRGVFPNSFSHDHVGPLAWTSMDAAMMLSVIAGFDPLDPGCADEPVLPYHEMLGGDLTGVRIGVPWHWLDEAGTPDASRAAFEEALAVLAEAGATIVPITLPTLQDFSDAKKVVAMSELYSIHRKTLIETPELLGESLRYRIQCGALIRAEDYVQATRWRTLLTRATQSVFATVDFILTPTAEPAGKLEPTPHEWLFTHKSFTTPFNTTGNPALSVCNGFNEAGLPYSLQIVGRNFDEAGTLKVGHVYETLTAWRKERPKLESFVTAEAA, from the coding sequence ATGGACACCTTCCTGAGCGCGGCCGAGGTCGCCGCCCGCTACCGCGACAACAGCCTCTCGCCGGTCGAGTTCACCAAGGCATGCCTCGCCCGGATCGAGGCGCTCGACCCGGTGATCACCAGCTTCATCACGTTGACCCCCGAGCGCGCCCTCGCCGACGCGGCAGCCGCCGAGGCCGACTTCGCGCGCGGCGTCGACCGCGGCCCGATGCAGGGCATCCCCTACGGCCAGAAGGACATCGTCGAGACCGCCGGCATCCGCACCACCGGCCAGTCGAAGAGCCTCGCCGACTACGTCCCGACGACGGACGCCGTGGTCGAGACCAAGCTGCGCCGGGCCGGCGGCGTCCTGCTCGGCAAGACGACCACGTGGGAGTTCGCGCACGGCGGGCCGTCGTGGGACGTCGTCGCGCCGCCGGCCGCCAACCCGTGGAACCCGGCGCACCACCCGGCCGGCTCCTCCTCCGGCACCGGCGCGGCGATCGCGGCCGGCTTCATGCCCGTCGGCATCGGCACCGACACCGGCGGCTCGATCCGCATGCCTGCGGCCGCCTGCGGCACCGCCGGCATCAAGGCGACCTACGGGCGCGTCAGCCGACGCGGCGTCTTCCCCAACAGCTTCAGCCACGACCACGTCGGCCCGCTCGCGTGGACCTCGATGGATGCGGCGATGATGCTGTCCGTCATCGCCGGCTTCGACCCGCTCGACCCCGGCTGCGCGGACGAGCCGGTCCTGCCCTACCACGAGATGCTGGGCGGCGACCTCACCGGCGTGCGGATCGGCGTGCCGTGGCACTGGCTGGACGAGGCGGGCACCCCCGACGCGAGCCGCGCCGCCTTCGAGGAGGCGCTCGCGGTGCTCGCCGAGGCCGGCGCCACGATCGTGCCGATCACGCTGCCGACGCTGCAGGACTTCTCCGACGCCAAGAAGGTGGTCGCGATGTCCGAGCTCTACTCGATCCACCGCAAGACGCTGATCGAGACGCCGGAGCTGCTGGGCGAGAGCCTGCGCTACCGCATCCAGTGCGGCGCCCTGATCCGCGCCGAGGACTACGTGCAGGCAACGCGCTGGCGCACGCTGCTGACGCGGGCGACGCAGTCGGTCTTCGCGACGGTCGACTTCATCCTGACCCCGACGGCAGAGCCGGCCGGCAAGCTGGAGCCGACGCCGCACGAATGGCTCTTCACCCACAAGTCCTTCACGACGCCGTTCAACACCACGGGCAATCCCGCGCTCTCGGTCTGCAACGGCTTCAACGAGGCGGGCCTGCCATACTCGCTGCAGATCGTCGGGCGCAATTTCGACGAGGCGGGCACACTCAAGGTCGGCCACGTCTATGAAACCCTGACCGCCTGGCGCAAAGAACGGCCGAAGCTGGAGAGCTTCGTCACCGCCGAGGCGGCCTGA